In Aquiflexum balticum DSM 16537, a single genomic region encodes these proteins:
- a CDS encoding T9SS type A sorting domain-containing protein produces the protein MKSIDFRQIILLLISLISSFSGFSEGSSNWGIEENRQSWLWYPGNSGAGGFSNRGYMLLPSGISGYNGGHRLYVFAKAGETVFWGFRRHGTTGNIRVRWYYDANSSEFFPIGTSGAARTRIVSQDYDAHSNGAAQGRPGSAIATRNGPSQITGTGYSAYSFVNNTGADRAFWVEISNTSNNHISGGFNINFWDITVASVSSSGYSEITGRVYSRFWSIANSRQNPSMTSLTLTKGAPDNFSFHDNFGFFVPVDNSFSGTGDDYFVKYINFAGSSGGWTNFFANKDGPRNDLSFAENRRSIEGISSNFQYPLFINDPDPTIWKTTASPVANLKVNYQEKSAPDYGGEATVDLTISLPATVDILIDLNGNQIYDDGIDLLISEEYQAPGTYQIYWNGEDAQGIVVPPDTDVEVIATVVFFPVHFPIFDLEQSLGMTVTNIRPGAMANNNIFWDDSLIPRTGLTPNDSPQSVMVNTTGIPGPNHIWWATGDNGFSNNITINTWAGSYNTEVSETFRILPVQWIYFHGRTMENRINLEWGTAQEKNNEKFAIQRSKDARSWVDIGQVKGKGDSESPVHYQFSDINPLIGPNYYRLMQVDFDGKEDFTSVIRVDFISDWEIHLYPNPVREEFFIQSKDIEKMQVFIIDSKGSKIFPAQTVINENKVSLNVSDIKPGFYLVYVQQNEKSLIKKLIKTD, from the coding sequence TTGAAATCAATCGATTTCAGGCAAATTATTTTATTGCTGATTTCATTAATTTCCTCCTTTTCGGGTTTTTCGGAAGGCTCATCAAATTGGGGAATAGAGGAAAACCGCCAAAGTTGGCTATGGTATCCTGGTAATTCCGGAGCTGGAGGTTTTTCCAATAGGGGATATATGTTATTGCCATCTGGAATCTCAGGGTATAATGGTGGCCATAGATTGTACGTATTTGCTAAGGCCGGGGAAACTGTATTTTGGGGATTTCGCAGACATGGGACAACAGGAAATATCAGGGTCAGATGGTATTACGATGCAAATAGTTCAGAGTTTTTCCCGATTGGGACAAGTGGTGCTGCCCGGACCAGAATTGTATCTCAGGATTATGATGCACATAGTAATGGTGCTGCTCAGGGTAGGCCCGGTTCAGCAATAGCAACACGGAATGGTCCTTCACAAATAACAGGCACCGGATATTCTGCATATTCATTTGTAAATAATACAGGAGCCGATAGGGCATTTTGGGTTGAAATCTCAAATACCTCGAACAATCATATTTCAGGTGGATTCAACATCAATTTTTGGGATATTACGGTTGCTTCAGTCTCCTCTAGTGGCTATTCTGAAATTACAGGAAGGGTTTATTCCAGGTTTTGGAGCATTGCCAATTCAAGACAAAACCCTTCAATGACTAGTCTAACATTAACAAAAGGTGCACCTGATAATTTTTCATTTCATGATAATTTTGGGTTTTTCGTTCCAGTAGATAATTCTTTTTCTGGAACGGGGGACGACTATTTTGTAAAATACATCAATTTTGCAGGTTCAAGTGGTGGCTGGACCAATTTTTTTGCAAACAAAGATGGGCCTAGAAACGATCTTTCCTTTGCTGAAAACAGAAGATCGATAGAGGGAATTTCATCTAATTTTCAATACCCATTGTTTATAAACGATCCTGATCCGACAATTTGGAAGACAACCGCATCGCCTGTGGCAAATTTGAAGGTTAATTATCAAGAGAAATCTGCACCCGATTACGGCGGAGAGGCCACAGTGGACCTTACAATCAGCCTTCCTGCGACTGTTGATATTTTAATTGATTTGAATGGTAATCAAATCTATGATGATGGGATAGATTTATTGATTTCTGAAGAATATCAGGCACCGGGTACTTATCAGATCTATTGGAATGGGGAGGATGCGCAAGGAATAGTTGTTCCTCCTGATACGGATGTTGAGGTAATTGCTACCGTTGTTTTTTTTCCGGTTCATTTCCCAATATTTGATTTGGAGCAAAGTCTAGGAATGACAGTAACCAACATCAGACCTGGCGCTATGGCCAATAACAATATATTTTGGGACGATTCTTTGATACCAAGAACAGGCCTTACACCAAATGACAGTCCTCAATCTGTAATGGTTAATACAACAGGTATTCCTGGTCCTAACCATATTTGGTGGGCTACAGGAGATAATGGATTCAGTAATAACATTACTATCAATACATGGGCAGGTTCTTACAATACAGAGGTCAGTGAAACATTTCGAATTTTGCCTGTTCAGTGGATTTACTTCCATGGGAGGACAATGGAAAACAGAATCAACTTGGAATGGGGGACAGCTCAGGAAAAAAATAATGAAAAATTTGCCATTCAGCGTTCAAAAGATGCCAGATCTTGGGTGGACATAGGACAAGTAAAAGGAAAAGGAGATAGTGAAAGCCCTGTCCACTATCAATTCAGTGATATTAATCCATTGATAGGACCAAATTATTATAGATTAATGCAAGTTGATTTTGACGGTAAAGAAGATTTCACCAGCGTGATCAGAGTGGATTTTATCTCAGATTGGGAAATTCACTTATATCCTAATCCAGTAAGGGAGGAGTTCTTTATTCAGTCAAAAGATATAGAAAAAATGCAGGTGTTTATTATTGATAGCAAAGGTTCGAAAATATTTCCAGCCCAGACCGTAATCAATGAAAACAAAGTATCCTTAAATGTTTCAGACATAAAACCAGGGTTTTATTTGGTTTATGTCCAACAAAATGAAAAATCCCTGATAAAAAAATTGATTAAAACTGATTGA
- a CDS encoding LVIVD repeat-containing protein, with amino-acid sequence MRKIIFNLLFTATALACVPDEKNPVSDPNIEINTDGETLNKRITLEGSGVIEIFGADMLNGRISEEDIPAGKVPIVMVSQVNPPVIGDRELTATHVDIFGNYAYVSYNTAGPVFLGAIEIFDISDPLHPKIVSQAIFKNGDINSLSYKNGVLYAAAAFDIDQEPKINTAAQLVMVNVSNGKFISEFSKFDIEGFATVDVCTTSEDIAVASGSNGLVGLFNPKGEMHNKFPMTDLRAVKYGNEVLAALSGTEGIKLLKPSNLETILTIQNEKDIAESKRTLDMAPGLLLVSEGRNGAGIYSIPSGVLLQRLPILIKPLGVEEGDVVTNAVSYDDGKVYMANGGAGVSVSQILENDILEEIGVLGISGSSNFIKAYKDYIFVASGRKGLQILNLYEKDEIALNGGISCEGFGLYSGSSNLNINSNEKVGYAGSNVFKNVNIGGQFTFCGSLAIENSLNLNSGGVFMMNGAMVFGQFNKNRTLTINSNATMKVFGDLVIYGNLNLNSGATLEFVGEGNKVTIFGNVQKGQNVIIKGNFTDTEGKLK; translated from the coding sequence ATGCGCAAGATCATCTTTAATTTATTATTTACTGCCACAGCTTTGGCCTGTGTGCCTGATGAAAAAAATCCTGTTTCTGATCCGAACATCGAGATAAATACGGATGGCGAAACTTTAAACAAAAGGATCACTTTAGAAGGATCAGGTGTAATTGAAATCTTTGGAGCAGATATGTTGAACGGGAGAATTTCGGAGGAAGATATTCCTGCCGGAAAAGTCCCCATAGTGATGGTTTCGCAAGTGAATCCACCTGTGATTGGGGACAGGGAACTGACCGCAACCCATGTGGATATTTTCGGAAACTATGCGTATGTAAGTTACAATACCGCAGGTCCTGTGTTTTTGGGAGCAATTGAAATATTTGATATTTCCGATCCATTACATCCCAAAATTGTGAGTCAGGCTATCTTTAAAAATGGAGATATTAATTCCTTGAGTTATAAAAACGGCGTTTTGTATGCTGCTGCTGCCTTTGACATCGATCAGGAACCCAAAATAAACACCGCTGCCCAATTGGTTATGGTTAATGTCAGCAATGGGAAGTTTATTTCTGAATTTTCCAAATTTGATATTGAAGGATTTGCCACGGTAGATGTTTGTACTACTTCAGAGGATATCGCAGTTGCAAGCGGAAGTAATGGGTTGGTGGGTCTTTTCAACCCTAAAGGCGAGATGCACAATAAATTTCCAATGACTGATTTGAGAGCAGTCAAATATGGGAATGAAGTACTTGCAGCCTTGAGCGGTACTGAAGGAATCAAATTATTAAAGCCATCAAACCTCGAAACAATCCTCACTATTCAGAATGAAAAGGATATTGCAGAATCAAAAAGAACCTTGGATATGGCTCCAGGCTTGTTATTGGTATCAGAAGGCAGAAATGGGGCAGGAATTTATTCAATTCCTTCAGGTGTTTTGTTGCAGCGACTTCCCATCCTGATCAAACCTCTGGGAGTTGAGGAGGGAGATGTCGTGACCAATGCAGTTTCTTATGATGATGGTAAAGTATATATGGCAAATGGTGGTGCAGGAGTTTCAGTTTCCCAGATATTGGAAAATGATATTTTGGAAGAGATCGGAGTTTTAGGGATATCCGGTTCTTCGAATTTTATAAAAGCATATAAAGACTACATTTTTGTAGCATCGGGTCGTAAAGGACTTCAGATTTTGAATCTTTATGAAAAAGATGAAATAGCATTGAATGGAGGGATAAGTTGTGAAGGCTTCGGTTTATATTCAGGAAGTTCCAATTTGAATATTAACTCCAATGAAAAAGTTGGTTATGCAGGATCCAATGTATTTAAAAATGTAAACATAGGAGGTCAATTCACTTTCTGTGGTTCATTGGCCATAGAAAATAGCCTGAACTTGAACAGTGGGGGAGTGTTTATGATGAATGGTGCAATGGTTTTTGGGCAATTCAACAAAAACCGTACACTCACCATCAACAGCAATGCTACAATGAAAGTATTTGGTGATTTGGTCATTTACGGAAATTTGAACCTGAATTCGGGTGCGACATTGGAATTTGTTGGTGAAGGAAACAAAGTGACCATTTTTGGGAATGTTCAAAAAGGTCAAAATGTGATTATCAAAGGAAATTTCACAGATACTGAAGGGAAATTGAAATAA